The Streptomyces aurantiacus genome includes a region encoding these proteins:
- a CDS encoding glycosyltransferase family 4 protein — protein sequence MRIGIVCPYSWDVPGGVQFHIRDLADHLIALGHHVSVLAPADDETPLPPYVVSAGRAVPVPYNGSVARLNFGFLSAARVRRWLHDGTFDVIHIHEPASPSLGLLACWAAQGPIVATFHTSNPRSRAMIAAYPILQPALEKIRARIAVSEYARRTLVEHLGGDAVVIPNGVDVDFFAKAEPRAEWQGDTIGFVGRIDEPRKGLPVLMKALPKILAERPATRLLVAGRGDEEEAVEKLPAELRSRVEFLGMVSDEDKARFLRSVDVYVAPNTGGESFGIILVEAMSAGAPVLASDLDAFAQVLDKGAAGELFANEDADALAVAALRLLGDPGRRAELRERGSAHVRRFDWSTVGADILSVYETVTDGAAAVAAADDLAEPGGLLARFGLARD from the coding sequence GTGAGGATCGGCATCGTCTGCCCGTACTCCTGGGACGTTCCCGGGGGAGTCCAGTTCCACATCCGGGACCTGGCGGACCACCTCATCGCTCTCGGGCACCACGTGTCCGTCCTCGCGCCCGCCGACGACGAGACCCCGCTCCCGCCGTACGTCGTCTCGGCCGGCCGTGCCGTGCCCGTGCCGTACAACGGGTCGGTCGCGCGCCTCAACTTCGGGTTCCTGTCGGCCGCTCGGGTGCGGCGCTGGCTGCACGACGGCACGTTCGACGTCATCCACATCCACGAGCCGGCCTCGCCCTCCCTCGGCCTGCTGGCCTGCTGGGCCGCGCAGGGGCCGATCGTCGCCACCTTCCACACGTCGAACCCGCGGTCCCGGGCGATGATCGCCGCGTACCCGATCCTGCAGCCCGCCCTGGAGAAGATCAGGGCGCGGATCGCGGTGAGCGAGTACGCGCGGCGCACGCTCGTCGAGCACCTGGGCGGTGACGCCGTGGTCATTCCGAACGGCGTCGACGTGGACTTCTTCGCGAAGGCCGAGCCCAGGGCCGAGTGGCAGGGCGACACGATCGGGTTCGTCGGCCGGATCGACGAGCCCCGCAAGGGCCTGCCGGTCCTCATGAAGGCCCTGCCGAAGATCCTCGCCGAGCGGCCGGCGACCCGGCTGCTGGTCGCCGGGCGCGGTGACGAGGAGGAGGCCGTCGAGAAGCTCCCCGCGGAACTGCGCTCGCGCGTGGAGTTCCTCGGCATGGTGAGCGACGAGGACAAGGCCCGTTTCCTGCGGAGCGTCGACGTGTACGTCGCACCGAACACCGGCGGCGAGAGCTTCGGGATCATCCTGGTCGAGGCCATGTCGGCGGGCGCGCCCGTGCTCGCCTCCGACCTCGACGCGTTCGCCCAGGTCCTCGACAAGGGCGCGGCCGGAGAGCTGTTCGCCAACGAGGACGCGGACGCGCTGGCCGTCGCGGCGCTACGGCTCCTCGGTGATCCCGGGCGGCGCGCGGAACTGCGCGAGCGGGGCAGCGCGCATGTCCGGCGCTTCGACTGGTCGACGGTCGGGGCGGACATCCTGTCCGTGTACGAGACGGTCACCGACGGCGCCGCGGCGGTCGCCGCCGCGGACGACCTGGCGGAACCGGGCGGCCTGCTGGCCCGCTTCGGGCTGGCACGGGACTGA
- a CDS encoding phosphatidylinositol mannoside acyltransferase: protein MRDHLSYAAYAAGWGAVKKLPEPVAVRLGRTIADIAWKRRGKGVRRLESNYARVLPDASPERLAELSRAGMRSYLRYWMESFRLPAWSKERIRNGFEGKDLHYLTEGLAAGKGVILALPHLGNWDLAGAWVTTKLETPFTTVAERLKPEKLYDRFVSYREGLGMEVLPHSGGTAFGTLARRLRDGGLVCLVAERDLSASGVEVTFFGDTTRMPAGPALLAQQTGALLLPVTLWYDDSPVMRGRVHPPVNVPESGTRAEKTSVMTQALADAFASGIADHPEDWHMLQRLWLADLEPRSGPAEGTSAAEAAGGEPLPAADDGQRPGERP, encoded by the coding sequence CTGCGGGACCATCTGTCGTACGCGGCGTACGCCGCGGGCTGGGGGGCGGTCAAGAAGCTCCCCGAACCCGTGGCCGTGCGCCTCGGCCGGACCATCGCCGACATCGCCTGGAAGCGGCGCGGCAAGGGCGTACGGCGCCTCGAATCCAACTACGCGCGCGTGCTGCCCGACGCGAGCCCGGAGCGGCTCGCCGAGCTCTCCCGCGCGGGCATGCGCTCGTATCTGCGCTACTGGATGGAGTCGTTCCGGCTGCCCGCCTGGAGCAAGGAGCGCATCAGGAACGGCTTCGAAGGGAAGGATCTCCACTATCTGACCGAGGGGCTCGCGGCGGGCAAGGGCGTCATCCTCGCGCTGCCGCACCTGGGCAACTGGGACCTCGCGGGTGCCTGGGTCACCACCAAGCTGGAGACGCCGTTCACGACGGTCGCCGAGCGACTCAAGCCGGAGAAGCTGTACGACCGGTTCGTGTCGTACCGCGAAGGCCTCGGCATGGAGGTGCTGCCGCACAGCGGGGGCACCGCGTTCGGCACGCTGGCCCGGCGGCTGCGCGACGGCGGCCTGGTCTGCCTGGTCGCCGAGCGTGACCTGTCCGCCTCCGGCGTCGAGGTCACCTTCTTCGGGGACACGACCCGGATGCCCGCCGGTCCGGCGCTGCTCGCCCAGCAGACCGGCGCGCTGCTGCTGCCGGTGACGCTCTGGTACGACGACTCGCCCGTGATGCGCGGCCGTGTCCATCCGCCCGTCAACGTCCCCGAGTCAGGTACCCGGGCCGAGAAGACGTCTGTCATGACGCAGGCGCTGGCCGATGCCTTCGCCTCGGGTATCGCCGACCATCCGGAGGACTGGCACATGCTGCAACGCCTGTGGCTCGCCGACCTGGAGCCCCGCTCCGGGCCGGCCGAAGGGACGTCCGCCGCTGAGGCGGCAGGCGGGGAACCCCTGCCCGCAGCGGACGACGGGCAGCGCCCAGGGGAGCGGCCGTGA
- a CDS encoding YebC/PmpR family DNA-binding transcriptional regulator — protein MSGHSKWATTKHKKAVIDAKRGKLFAKMIKNIEVAARTGGADVSGNPTLFDAIQKAKKSSVPNKNIDSAVKRGAGLEAGGADYETIMYEGYGPNGVAVLIECLTDNRNRAASDVRVAMTRNGGSMADPGSVSYLFHRKGVVIVPKGELSEDDVLGAVLDAGAEEVNDLGESFEVISEATDLVAVRTALQDAGIDYDSADANFVPTMQVELDEEGARKIFKLIDALEDSDDVQNVFANFDVSDEVMEKVDA, from the coding sequence ATGTCCGGCCACTCTAAATGGGCTACGACGAAGCACAAGAAGGCCGTGATCGATGCCAAGCGCGGCAAGCTCTTCGCGAAGATGATCAAGAACATCGAGGTCGCGGCCCGCACGGGCGGCGCCGACGTGTCCGGCAACCCGACGCTGTTCGACGCCATCCAGAAGGCCAAGAAGAGCTCGGTCCCGAACAAGAACATCGACTCCGCGGTCAAGCGCGGCGCCGGCCTCGAAGCCGGTGGCGCCGACTACGAGACGATCATGTATGAGGGCTACGGCCCGAACGGTGTCGCGGTGCTCATCGAGTGCCTGACGGACAACCGCAACCGTGCCGCCTCCGACGTCCGCGTCGCGATGACCCGCAACGGCGGCTCGATGGCCGACCCGGGTTCCGTCTCGTACCTGTTCCACCGCAAGGGCGTCGTCATCGTCCCCAAGGGCGAGCTGTCCGAGGACGACGTGCTGGGCGCCGTGCTCGACGCGGGCGCCGAGGAGGTCAACGATCTCGGTGAGTCCTTCGAGGTCATCTCCGAGGCCACCGATCTGGTCGCGGTGCGCACCGCGCTCCAGGACGCCGGGATCGACTACGACTCGGCCGACGCCAACTTCGTCCCGACCATGCAGGTCGAACTGGACGAGGAGGGCGCCAGGAAGATCTTCAAGCTCATCGACGCCCTCGAGGACAGCGACGACGTGCAGAACGTCTTCGCCAACTTCGACGTGAGCGACGAGGTCATGGAGAAGGTCGACGCGTAA
- the ruvA gene encoding Holliday junction branch migration protein RuvA, translated as MIAFVSGPVAALAPDSAVVEVGGIGIAVQCTPTTLSGLRMGKEARLATSLVVREDSLTLYGFADDDERQTFELLQTATGVGPRLAQAMLAVHSPDALRRAVSTGDEKALTAVPGIGKKGAQKLLLEFKDRLGEPLGTGGPALGRPVATGWREQLHAALIGLGYATREADEAVSAVAPQAEATEAPQVGQLLKAALQSLNRAR; from the coding sequence ATGATCGCCTTCGTCAGCGGCCCGGTCGCCGCCCTCGCCCCCGACTCGGCGGTGGTCGAGGTGGGCGGCATCGGCATCGCCGTCCAGTGCACGCCCACCACGCTCTCCGGGCTGCGCATGGGCAAGGAGGCCAGGCTCGCCACCTCCCTGGTCGTCCGTGAGGACTCGCTGACCCTGTACGGCTTCGCGGACGACGACGAGCGCCAGACCTTCGAGCTGCTGCAGACGGCGACCGGCGTGGGCCCGCGCCTGGCCCAGGCCATGCTCGCCGTGCACAGCCCCGACGCCCTGCGCCGCGCGGTGTCCACGGGGGACGAGAAGGCTCTCACCGCCGTCCCCGGCATCGGCAAGAAGGGCGCCCAGAAGCTCCTCCTGGAGTTCAAGGACCGCCTCGGCGAGCCCCTCGGCACCGGCGGCCCGGCCCTCGGCAGGCCCGTCGCCACCGGCTGGCGCGAGCAGTTGCACGCCGCGCTGATCGGGCTGGGGTATGCGACGAGGGAGGCCGACGAGGCGGTCTCCGCGGTGGCGCCGCAGGCGGAGGCCACCGAGGCCCCGCAGGTCGGTCAGTTGTTGAAGGCCGCGCTGCAGAGTCTCAACCGGGCGCGCTGA
- the ruvC gene encoding crossover junction endodeoxyribonuclease RuvC — protein sequence MRVLGVDPGLTRCGVGVVEGVAGRPLTMLGVGVVRTPADAELGQRLVAIEQGIERWLDEHQPEFVAVERVFSQHNVRTVMGTAQASAVAMLCAARRGLPVALHTPSEVKAAVTGSGRADKAQVGAMVTRLLRLDAPPKPADAADALALAICHIWRAPAVNRLQQAQAAHRQAQVSSRKVTR from the coding sequence ATGCGGGTACTGGGCGTCGACCCCGGGTTGACCCGGTGCGGAGTCGGAGTCGTCGAGGGCGTGGCGGGCCGGCCGCTCACCATGCTCGGCGTCGGCGTCGTACGCACGCCCGCGGACGCGGAGTTGGGACAGCGGCTCGTCGCCATCGAGCAGGGCATCGAGCGGTGGCTGGACGAGCACCAGCCCGAATTCGTCGCCGTGGAGCGCGTGTTCAGCCAGCACAACGTCCGTACGGTGATGGGCACGGCCCAGGCCAGCGCGGTCGCGATGCTCTGCGCCGCCCGGCGCGGCCTCCCCGTCGCCCTGCACACCCCCAGCGAGGTCAAGGCCGCCGTCACCGGCAGCGGTCGCGCCGACAAGGCACAGGTCGGCGCCATGGTCACCCGGCTGCTCCGGCTCGACGCGCCCCCCAAGCCCGCCGACGCGGCCGACGCCCTCGCTCTCGCCATCTGCCACATCTGGCGCGCCCCGGCCGTGAACCGCCTCCAGCAGGCACAGGCCGCCCACCGCCAGGCCCAGGTCTCCAGCCGGAAGGTCACCCGATGA
- the pdxS gene encoding pyridoxal 5'-phosphate synthase lyase subunit PdxS — translation MSSTLSHPAQPTDTPATGTARVKRGMAEQLKGGVIMDVVTPDQAKIAEDAGAVAVMALERVPADIRKDGGVARMSDPDMIEGIIEAVSIPVMAKSRIGHFVEAQVLQSLGVDYIDESEVLTPADEVNHSDKFAFTTPFVCGATNLGEALRRIAEGAAMIRSKGEAGTGNVVEAVRHLRQIKNEIARLRGYDNNELYAAAKELRAPYELVKEVSELGKLPVVLFSAGGVATPADAALMRQLGAEGVFVGSGIFKSGDPAKRAAAIVKATTFYDDPKIIADASRNLGEAMVGINCDTLPEAERYANRGW, via the coding sequence GTGTCCAGCACCCTCTCCCACCCCGCCCAGCCCACCGACACCCCGGCCACCGGCACCGCGCGCGTGAAGCGCGGCATGGCCGAGCAGCTCAAGGGCGGCGTGATCATGGACGTCGTCACGCCGGATCAGGCGAAGATCGCCGAGGACGCGGGCGCCGTGGCCGTGATGGCCCTGGAGCGGGTCCCGGCCGACATCCGCAAGGACGGCGGCGTGGCGCGCATGTCCGACCCGGACATGATCGAGGGCATCATCGAGGCCGTCTCCATCCCGGTGATGGCCAAGTCGCGCATCGGTCACTTCGTGGAGGCCCAGGTCCTGCAGTCCCTCGGCGTCGACTACATCGACGAGTCCGAGGTGCTGACGCCCGCCGACGAGGTCAACCACTCGGACAAGTTCGCCTTCACGACCCCCTTCGTCTGTGGCGCCACCAACCTGGGCGAGGCCCTGCGCCGCATCGCGGAGGGCGCGGCCATGATCCGCTCCAAGGGCGAGGCCGGCACCGGCAACGTCGTCGAGGCCGTCCGCCACCTGCGCCAGATCAAGAACGAGATCGCCCGGCTGCGCGGCTACGACAACAACGAGCTGTACGCCGCCGCCAAGGAGCTGCGCGCCCCCTACGAGCTGGTCAAGGAGGTCTCCGAGCTGGGCAAACTCCCGGTGGTCCTCTTCTCCGCCGGTGGTGTCGCCACCCCCGCCGACGCCGCCCTGATGCGTCAGCTCGGCGCCGAGGGCGTCTTCGTCGGCTCCGGCATCTTCAAGTCCGGTGACCCCGCCAAGCGCGCCGCCGCCATCGTGAAGGCCACCACCTTCTACGACGACCCGAAGATCATCGCGGACGCCTCCCGGAACCTGGGCGAGGCCATGGTCGGCATCAACTGCGACACCCTCCCCGAGGCGGAGCGCTACGCGAACCGCGGCTGGTAG
- the pdxT gene encoding pyridoxal 5'-phosphate synthase glutaminase subunit PdxT yields MSNTPVIGVLALQGDVREHLIALAAADAVARPVRRPEELAEVDGLVVPGGESTTISKLAVLFGLMEPLRARVRDGMPVYGSCAGMIMLADKILDPRSGQETIGGIDMIVRRNAFGRQNESFEAAVDVKGVAGDAVEGLFIRAPWVESVGAGAEVLAEHGGHIVAVRQGNALATSFHPELTGDHRVHSLFVDMVRANRAAESL; encoded by the coding sequence ATGAGCAACACCCCCGTCATAGGCGTCCTGGCCCTCCAGGGGGACGTACGGGAGCACCTCATCGCCCTGGCCGCGGCGGACGCCGTGGCCAGGCCGGTGCGGCGCCCCGAGGAACTCGCCGAGGTGGACGGACTGGTCGTCCCCGGCGGCGAGTCCACCACCATCTCCAAACTGGCCGTCCTCTTCGGCCTGATGGAGCCCCTTCGCGCGCGCGTGCGCGACGGCATGCCCGTCTACGGCAGCTGTGCGGGCATGATCATGCTCGCCGACAAGATCCTCGACCCGCGCTCGGGGCAGGAGACCATCGGCGGCATCGACATGATCGTGCGCCGCAACGCCTTCGGACGGCAGAACGAATCCTTCGAAGCGGCGGTCGACGTGAAGGGCGTCGCGGGCGATGCTGTGGAGGGCCTCTTCATCAGGGCCCCCTGGGTCGAGTCGGTGGGCGCCGGGGCCGAGGTACTGGCGGAGCACGGCGGCCACATCGTCGCCGTCCGCCAGGGCAACGCGCTCGCCACGTCGTTCCACCCGGAGCTGACCGGCGACCACCGCGTGCACTCCCTGTTCGTCGACATGGTGCGCGCGAACCGGGCGGCGGAGTCCTTGTAG